The genome window ATCCAATCAAGGTTGTCAATTTCTCTTGACTCGAGGATTTATAACATTGAGATTAATACAGTTTAGAAATGATTACGAAAGAAAAGGCGGGAGACTTTTAGTTTGTTTTTGATTTTTAAGAACAAAATAAAAAAGCGTGAAGTCATCATAGAATGCGCATCATAGATAGGTTTATAGGAACTCTTTGGAGAGCAGCTGGTGTTCTATTCTAGAGCCTTTTCAATTATATAGATTAGGCTATCAAAGCCCGCTTCATCATTACCGAATTTATTCTCAATTTTTTCTAATAAAACCTTATTACTTCTAAATTCTTTTTTCAAAATAGCTTTTAAGGATTTAGCTTTTACATCCTTAGGGGATTCTAAATTAAAATTAGTTAATAATGCTAACTCATCTTTTTGAGATAGAAAAGGCTCATATAATTTATGATACGCTTTACCTACTGCACCTGAAAATAAAATCATTAAAGGATCAGTTTTAGCATTACTTTTCAAAATATGATTTCTTGAAATACCTGGATATGGATCTATGTAATAAATTGTACGTATCCCTAACTGATATGCTTTTTTAGCACATAACTCACAAGGGCTTGCAGTAGTAAAAAGAAAACCATTTCTTAAGCCTTGTCCACCACTTTTGGAAATTTGCATCATAGCATTTTCCTCAGCATGTAATGACCTTGTATGTACTTGATTCTTTTCACCTGAAAAAGCATTATATGCTTGCTTGAAGCAATATGGACAATTTCTTCCTCCTAGCATTTCTTCTGGTAAACTTGCTTCGTTATAATTTGCTTTAATATATTTATTAAATTTTTTAGATTCATTATCTAATAAATTATCTGCTTGTTCGTCATTAATTTGTTCAGTTTCTTTTAATCCTTCACCTAATTCAAATTTTGTAAATCCAAAACTATCATTTCCTATTTCTTTAATGTTTCTAACCGAACATGGAATGGTACCTTTAGGAACATCATTCCAACCGATTGCCTTTGTTGAAAATTCATCATCGGTAACTACAGCACCTACTTGTCTGGATATGCATCCTGAATTTAACTTAGCGGTGTATGCAATTTGCATAACTCTTTCTGAGGGATCAGGTGTAATTATTCCAGGTTGTTGGATTAGTGCTTGTAATTTCATTAACTGTTCTTCTACTGAAAAAAAACTGAATTTATTTTTAATGCTTTCTTCTTTATTATCAATATTAGATTGTGAAATATTGTTATTTACATGATAATCAGATATTTGAATGCAATTCTGTACGTCTGGGGTATAAAAAATTCCTTTTTGATAATCTGTACATTTATATTCATCTTCATCAATTTCCAAGAGTCTATCCACTATAGTAGAACTGCCATATGAATTAATAAGTTTAGATTTTCTTGCATCATTTTTTACTGCAACTAAATAGAAAGCAGAAAAACGTTCTTTAAAAAAATTAATTTCCAATGAGTTTCTAAGAGAATCAATTACGATATGACATTGTTCATCAGAAGAACAATGTTTAGTTGCTTTAATAATTCTATTAATTACTTTTGCAATTGTATAGATGTATCTTGGATCTGATTTTTCTTTTTTGAAAGGTCTACCCAATTTTCTAAAATTATTTGCAGTATGATGTAATAGCATTATACGTTCAATAATTCCTCCTTTTTTTAGAATTTGATTTACTTCATCTGCTAATTTATTAAATTGCTCACCCCAAAAGATATCATTAAGCTTTATGAGATTACTTGGTTGTTTTAAAGATTGAATAGGACCAATATCAATAATATCTTTTATAAGATCTTCATTATTTATAATTAATTTCTGAATACTTTCTTTAATATATAAGATTTGTTCTTTAGGGGTCTCATCTTTTAGTTTATATCGAAAAAAATCAAAAAGCAAAGTATTTGACGGATTATTATATAGTCTTGGGAGTAAAATAAGTAACAATACTTTCTTGTATTCTATAATTTTATATTGCTTCCAATTCTCTTTTGTATAATTATAAGTTATTGCAAATTTTCTTTGAAAAATGGAATCTTCAATATCACTTGATTTTCTAATATTAGAAATTTCATCAAATTTACTAGATAAAATTTCCGCTAACTCAGAACAACCACTTCCAGTTCTTCCTGTCAATCCGATAATTGTAAAATTCTTTCTTAATGAATATAATTGGTCTAATTTCGTGCTCATTTTTTTTTTAATTTTTTTATATTAATTTCTGTCTTCTCGAATTCTATCTTAAAAATTTTTGAAGCTAGATTTTGTCAGGTAATCTGCTATAGGCATTCTATACTTGAAAAATAACCAATATATATCCCTCTCAAAAGCTTTGAATAACTTTACGATGCATTACATAAGATGACGGCTGTTAGTTGTCGTTTTTATATAATCTCGAGTGAATTTTCAACTGGATTATCAATATTAATATATCTAAAGTCATTAGGCATAAAACAAATTGCTGCTTAAAAAACAGCTTGTTTTAAAAGGGGTGTGTTGCGGTTTGAGGACAGGTTTTTTGCCTTGCAACTATGGAAAAAAGAGATTTTTTCACAGCCTGACGTTCCGCTACTACAGCAGGGTACATTTCCATCACTGATTTTAATATCCTGCATCCGCTAATACACCGTCAAAATCAGGCATATCATCATAAGTTTTACCATTAATTTCTCTTCCAGTTTTTTTCTTATTAGTGCCACCCCATTGTTTGAAGAAAAAACGAACGTCTGCTTTTTCACATTGCTCCATGATATCGATAGCCCAATCAGCTTCCATAATTCTAGATTTTGGACCGCTTTCACCTCCTACAATAACCCAATCAATTTTTTTAAGGTTCATTTTTGATAAAGGTCCAATAAGTGGTTCACATGACAAAAATTTCACTCTAGCCTTTGTTTTTCTTAAATAATCTATGCGGTCTATCACGCGCATATCTTCAACGGAAACTCCCATCCAAACATTATGAGGCCATTTTCCTTTTAAAACTCTTTTATCAAAATCTAACAAACGCTCGGCGCGTTTTGTCAATATTTGGTAGATATGCTCTGTATCCTTCATTACATCAAAGACTTTCAAAATAAACTCATCTGAAATGGATTCATGAAATAAATCACTCATTGAGTTTACAAAAACAACTCGTCTTTTTTTCCATTTATAAGGCTCTTTTAACGAATCAGGATGTTCTGTGATTTTAAAAACATTTTCATATTTTTCAACTCCCATAGCATGTAAACGTTTAGCCATTCGTTCTGCATAACAATTTTTACACCCTTGAGATATTTTATCACAACCAGTGGTTGGATTCCAAGTTAGTTCTGTCCATTCTATACTTGATTCTGCCATATTACTGTTCTTTTATACAAAATTCGTAAATATCAATGTCTTTTAATCTATGTATACTACTTATCTTTTTATTTATTTTGCCCTTTGTTATTTTGATTTTATCCTTTGCTAAAAAATCAAGAATTATTTCCAAATAAATCCTAGTTTGAATTCCATATTTTAATGCAAATTTTAAACCTTGAATATTTGTTGTTATTTCTTTATTTGCGATTTTACTATAAAGTTCTTCTTTATATTTTTCAATTTTATTACTGAATTGCTCATCATAAAAAAGAGTCCCTTGTTTAAAATCATCATTGATATCGAAGTTAGCTTCTCCAGCCATTTTATCTTGATCCCAACATACTTTTAAGAACTTCTCCATGCCAAGTGAGTGACTTGTCCCAAAAATTAAACCATAATAATTAGTTCCTTTTTTTATTGAAAATTGATGTAAATAATATTCTTTATTTTTAGGTATTGTGTTTTTAAAATATTGCGAAATTAATTTATGACAGTGTTTAGGTTCGGATTTCTTAAATTCTATTTTTTCTGTTTCGATATATTTTTTAATTGAAGCTTCATTCTGGAATCTATTTATAAATGACGAAGAAATGAAAAATATAAAATCTGTTTTTGGAAAATTAATTAATTGATTGAAAACATCATTATTAACTTCTTTGAAACCATATTGATCTAGTAAAACAAACTTGCCATATTTTTTATTATTCATTATTTCAAGTACATTCTGTCTCTTGAATGCCTCTTTGAAATCAAAATTCCCAAAATGATGTTCATATACACATTTTTCTCTATTACAATTTTGAAGGCAATTATTAACAAATTGGTTGACGTTTTTTTCTAATTCTTTACTTTTCTTTTTTATTTTTTCATTAAAAGCAAAAACTATTTTTTTTCCATCAGATTTACTACAATACATTAAATCTTGACCTTTCGCTTCATCTAAAAGAATAAGTGGACTTCCATAATTCAAATCTGCGTCCATTCCACTACCAGCAAAAAAATCATAAATAAATCTTTTTTCCACATAAGGATTATGGATAAAGACAGGTAACCATTCCTTGAATGATTCTCTAAAAATATCCAATTTTATCTTAGTTGCGTGGTCAAAACTAGCTTTATTAATATCTTTAGCCATTTAATTATCTTTTAGATTTTAAAACTTTGCTTAATTCATTAAAAAAAACATAGGGAATATTCTTTCGACAATTTCCTTGTTTTAAAAATAACATCTTCAATTGATAAAATTAAGTCAAAATGTACTTCTGAAAAGGCAAAATTATTGATTACATTGCTTTTGCTATAAACAAATTGTTGACTGGCTATTCCTAATCACTATTTATATTCAATTAGCAATGTTAAACTAAAAGCAATTAATTATAATTTAATATGTCTTTTGTTTTTTAGGTTTATCATTTTTGATTTCGCAACCTCTACAATTTTTTTGTATTGTATTTATTCATTTTTCAATTCTAGTTTATTTAAAAAACGAACATATATTAGACAAAATAAAAACGCAACAATTAAAAATGGGAGTATTAAATTGTTAATTGTTATCGAGAGCATTTTTAAACTATAAATAACAAGACAAATCGAACTAATCCACATAATAAAAGTAAATATATTTAATCCTATTTTAAGCGATTTTAATCTATCGAATATATTATCTTTTATTTCATTAAAGTATGTTAATTCATCTGTATTTTCTATAAAAAAAGGATGATTTTTTAAAATTTTATAATCCTTTTGAGCCATTATATTGAGAGTCAAAATATCACCAAAATAAATACTTACAATAAATGTTACGTATATTATATAACTAATCAGACCAAATATCACTATCAATGTTGGAAATATATCGCCTTTTAAATTATATAAAGAAAATGCTGATGCTGCGATAGATATGGGTAGGGCAATGA of Flavobacterium marginilacus contains these proteins:
- a CDS encoding DUF5131 family protein codes for the protein MAESSIEWTELTWNPTTGCDKISQGCKNCYAERMAKRLHAMGVEKYENVFKITEHPDSLKEPYKWKKRRVVFVNSMSDLFHESISDEFILKVFDVMKDTEHIYQILTKRAERLLDFDKRVLKGKWPHNVWMGVSVEDMRVIDRIDYLRKTKARVKFLSCEPLIGPLSKMNLKKIDWVIVGGESGPKSRIMEADWAIDIMEQCEKADVRFFFKQWGGTNKKKTGREINGKTYDDMPDFDGVLADAGY
- the tcmP gene encoding three-Cys-motif partner protein TcmP, whose translation is MAKDINKASFDHATKIKLDIFRESFKEWLPVFIHNPYVEKRFIYDFFAGSGMDADLNYGSPLILLDEAKGQDLMYCSKSDGKKIVFAFNEKIKKKSKELEKNVNQFVNNCLQNCNREKCVYEHHFGNFDFKEAFKRQNVLEIMNNKKYGKFVLLDQYGFKEVNNDVFNQLINFPKTDFIFFISSSFINRFQNEASIKKYIETEKIEFKKSEPKHCHKLISQYFKNTIPKNKEYYLHQFSIKKGTNYYGLIFGTSHSLGMEKFLKVCWDQDKMAGEANFDINDDFKQGTLFYDEQFSNKIEKYKEELYSKIANKEITTNIQGLKFALKYGIQTRIYLEIILDFLAKDKIKITKGKINKKISSIHRLKDIDIYEFCIKEQ